The following coding sequences lie in one Takifugu rubripes chromosome 8, fTakRub1.2, whole genome shotgun sequence genomic window:
- the rcor2 gene encoding REST corepressor 2, translated as MPSVMERSGTGVLSRSRAKTVTNGNSQPHSEEDSSDEEHAHDSMIRVGGDYQAQIPEFKPDSPARYSEKEQRSMLVWCPNTLLSDAILDEYILMAKEKHGYNMEQALGMLLWHKHDVERSLADLANFTPFPDEWTVEDKVLFEQAFSFHGKSFHRIQQMLPDKLISSLVKYYYSWKKTRTRTSVMDRQARRLVSKREKEDSNDDIEEGDPGSDSDFEIDAKKDAVKQNPNSTAGADKATPSRSGPVKKENIGAQYRHHPLRARRRPPKGMHLEQGDITALSASQDSGVLTLRQLDTQLVSLKRQVQSVKQNNSMLKHSLTEGVDGVRPVEPAPKMNSRWTTDEQLLAVQAIRRYGKDFSAIAEVIGTKTPAQVSSFFVSYRRRFNLDEVLREWAAEQVATSRDPRRGGEEMAAATEPGPDEDEVKMEDSPTDMTGGSSPPSSTQTASSLSQPPPLLRPAPPSAPPSLLRQPPPLQTRPLQNRAPHNHPPPPLIRPAVTSSSSSGGGSSLRASPPTSSSATAATQMPPSLVGLKVELPNSH; from the exons ATGCCCTCTGTGATGGAGCGCTCGGGGACCGGGGTCCTGTCCAGAAGCCGAGCCAAGACCGTAACTAACGGCAACAGCCAGCCACACTCCGAAGAGGACAGCAGCGACGAGGAGCACGCCCACG ACAGCATGATCAGAGTGGGAGGCGACTACCAAGCCCAGATCCCAGAGTtcaaaccag ACAGTCCCGCCCGCTACAGcgagaaggagcagaggagcatgCTGGTCTGGTGTCCCAACACTTTGCTGTCTGACGCCATAC TGGACGAGTACATTCTGATGGCCAAGGAGAAGCACGGCTACAACATGGAGCAG GCCCTGGGCATGTTGCTGTGGCACAAGCACGACGTGGAGCGCTCGCTGGCCGACCTGGCCAACTTCACGCCGTTCCCGGACGAGTGGACCGTGGAGGACAAGGTGCTGTTCGAGCAGGCCTTCAGCTTCCACGGGAAGAGCTTCCACCGCATCCAGCAGATG cttcCAGATAAGCTGATATCCAGCCTCGTGAAGTACTACTACAGCTGGAAgaagaccaggaccaggacctccGTCATGGACCGACAGGCCAGGAGGCTGGTCAgcaagagggagaaagaggacag CAACGACGACATTGAGGAGGGCGATCCGGGCAGCGACAGCGACTTCGAGATCGACGCCAAGAAAGAC GCGGTGAAGCAGAACCCCAACAGCACCGCCGGCGCCGACAAAGCCACGCCCAGCCGCTCCGGCCCGGTGAAGAAGGAGAACATCGGGGCGCAGTACCGCCACCACCCGCTCCGGGCCCGCCGCAGGCCCCCCAAAGGCATGCACCTGGAGCAGGGGGACATCACGGCCCTGTCGGCGTCCCAGGACTCCGGCGTGCTGACCCTGCGACAGCTGGACACGCAGCTGGTGTCGCTCAAGAGACAG GTTCAGTCCGTCAAGCAGAACAACAGCATGTTGAAACACAGTTTGACCGAAGGCGTGGACGGCGTCAGACCCGTCGAG CCGGCCCCCAAGATGAACTCTCGCTGGACCACGGACGAGCAGCTCTTGGCGGTGCAGG CCATCCGCCGCTACGGTAAAGATTTCAGCGCCATCGCCGAGGTGATTGGGACCAAGACCCCCGCCCAG GTGAGCTCGTTCTTTGTGAGCTACCGTCGCCGGTTCAACCTGGACGAGGTGCTGAGAGAGTGGGCGGCCGAGCAGGTGGCCACCAGCCGGGACCCCAGGAGGGGCGGCGAGGAGATGGCGGCCGCCACAGAACCGGGTCCCGACGAGGACGAG GTCAAAATGGAAGACTCCCCCACAGACATGACAGGCGGCTCCTCCCCCCCGTCCTCCACCCAGAccgcctcctccctctcccagccgccgccgctgctgcgccCCGCGCCCCCCTCCGCTCCCCCCAGCCTGCTGCGCCAGCCCCCGCCCCTGCAGACGCGCCCGCTCCAGAACCGGGCGCCCCACAaccaccctccccctcccctcatccGGCCCGCCGTgacctcctcgtcctcatccgGCGGGGGCTCCAGCCTCAGGGCCTCGCCGCCGACCTCCTCGTCTGCCACCGCCGCCACACAGATGCCTCCATCGCTGGTCGGCCTCAAAGTGGAGCTGCCCAACTCCCACTGA